In Tiliqua scincoides isolate rTilSci1 chromosome 1, rTilSci1.hap2, whole genome shotgun sequence, the following are encoded in one genomic region:
- the ENTPD6 gene encoding ectonucleoside triphosphate diphosphohydrolase 6 isoform X1, with translation MKRPKLFCALVIFVCVALYTVFLKWNLRFKSVLIVTEDMKRMPDEAIFHGIMFDAGSTGTRMHIFIFAQKPKESPRLLHETFRALKPGLSAYADNVDKSAQAINELLALAKDSIAEELWKTTPLVLKATAGLRLLPGKKAQELLSKVKEIFQASPFLVRDDCVSIMDGTDEGISAWITVNFLTGCLNNPQKRCEGILDLGGGSTQITFHSNIEANLQNSSVGHITPLQMFNTTYQLYSHSYLGLGLMSARLAILGGAEGEVLKEGEELTSPCLPPHWQSEWEHNKITYKIKGQKAERTIYESCSDEVAQVLKKKIRKTDEVKDFHFYAFSYYYDLAVKAGLIENEEGGTVSISDFENTAEHVCEVIETDQAAKHPFLCMDLIYVSLLLQELGFPKSHVLKLTQKINTTEASWALGATLHYLDSIHKLQY, from the exons ATGAAGAGACCAAAATTGTTCTGTGCTTTAGTTATTTTTGTTTGTGTTGCTctttatactgtatttttaaaatggaatttaCGGTTCAAATCAGTACTGATTGTCACAGAAGATATGAAGAGAATGCCAGATGAGGCAATTTTTCATGGGATTATGTTTGATGCTGGAAGCACTGGGACTCGAATGCACATATTCATATTTGCACAAAAGCCAAAAG AATCTCCTCGCCTTCTTCATGAAACCTTCAGAGCACTAAAACCAGGACTCTCTGCATATGCTGACAATGTTGATAAG AGTGCTCAAGCAATAAATGAGCTACTAGCACTTGCAAAAGACTCTATTGCTGAGGAACTATGGAAGACTACCCCTTTGGTTCTTAAAGCAACAGCTGGTTTAAGGCTGCTGCCAGGAAAAAAGGCACAAGAATTGCTCAGTAAG GTGAAGGAAATTTTTCAAGCGTCTCCATTTCTTGTAAGAGATGACTGCGTCTCCATAATGGATGGAACAGATGAAG GTATTTCAGCATGGATCACTGTCAACTTTTTAACAG GTTGCTTGAACAATCCACAAAAGAGATGTGAAGGAATTCTGGATTTAGGAGGTGGATCGACTCAGATTACATTTCACTCAAACATTGAG GCAAATCTGCAGAACTCATCTGTTGGTCACATCACTCCACTTCAGATGTTTAACACTACATACCAGCTGTATTCACACAG TTACTTGGGACTTGGGTTAATGTCTGCAAGGCTGGCCATTTTAGGAGGAGCTGAGGGAGAAGTCT TAAAGGAAGGTGAAGAGCTAACAAGTCCCTGCTTACCACCTCATTGGCAGAGTGAATGGGAGCACAACAAgataacatacaaaattaagggGCAGAAGGCAG AGAGAACTATTTATGAGTCATGCTCTGATGAAGTAGCACAAGTGCTCAAGAAGAAGATTCGCAAGACAGATGAAGTAAAGGACTTCCATTTTTATGCATTTTCATACTATTATGACTTGGCTGTGAAGGCTGGTTTAATAG aaaatgaAGAAGGAGGGACCGTATCCATCAGTGATTTTGAAAATACAGCAGAACATG TATGTGAAGTCATTGAGACTGATCAAGCAGCAAAGCATCCTTTCCTCTGCATGGATTTAATTTATGTCAGTTTGCTATTGCAAGAACTAGGTTTTCCAAAGAGCCATGTTCTTAAG CTTACCCAAAAAATCAACACCACTGAAGCTAGCTGGGCTCTGGGAGCTACCCTTCACTACCTGGATTCAATTCATAAACTGCAGTATTGA
- the ENTPD6 gene encoding ectonucleoside triphosphate diphosphohydrolase 6 isoform X2, producing the protein MDNSCLKWKKKESPRLLHETFRALKPGLSAYADNVDKSAQAINELLALAKDSIAEELWKTTPLVLKATAGLRLLPGKKAQELLSKVKEIFQASPFLVRDDCVSIMDGTDEGISAWITVNFLTGCLNNPQKRCEGILDLGGGSTQITFHSNIEANLQNSSVGHITPLQMFNTTYQLYSHSYLGLGLMSARLAILGGAEGEVLKEGEELTSPCLPPHWQSEWEHNKITYKIKGQKAERTIYESCSDEVAQVLKKKIRKTDEVKDFHFYAFSYYYDLAVKAGLIENEEGGTVSISDFENTAEHVCEVIETDQAAKHPFLCMDLIYVSLLLQELGFPKSHVLKLTQKINTTEASWALGATLHYLDSIHKLQY; encoded by the exons ATGGACAACTCATGCCTGAAGTGGAAAAAGAAAG AATCTCCTCGCCTTCTTCATGAAACCTTCAGAGCACTAAAACCAGGACTCTCTGCATATGCTGACAATGTTGATAAG AGTGCTCAAGCAATAAATGAGCTACTAGCACTTGCAAAAGACTCTATTGCTGAGGAACTATGGAAGACTACCCCTTTGGTTCTTAAAGCAACAGCTGGTTTAAGGCTGCTGCCAGGAAAAAAGGCACAAGAATTGCTCAGTAAG GTGAAGGAAATTTTTCAAGCGTCTCCATTTCTTGTAAGAGATGACTGCGTCTCCATAATGGATGGAACAGATGAAG GTATTTCAGCATGGATCACTGTCAACTTTTTAACAG GTTGCTTGAACAATCCACAAAAGAGATGTGAAGGAATTCTGGATTTAGGAGGTGGATCGACTCAGATTACATTTCACTCAAACATTGAG GCAAATCTGCAGAACTCATCTGTTGGTCACATCACTCCACTTCAGATGTTTAACACTACATACCAGCTGTATTCACACAG TTACTTGGGACTTGGGTTAATGTCTGCAAGGCTGGCCATTTTAGGAGGAGCTGAGGGAGAAGTCT TAAAGGAAGGTGAAGAGCTAACAAGTCCCTGCTTACCACCTCATTGGCAGAGTGAATGGGAGCACAACAAgataacatacaaaattaagggGCAGAAGGCAG AGAGAACTATTTATGAGTCATGCTCTGATGAAGTAGCACAAGTGCTCAAGAAGAAGATTCGCAAGACAGATGAAGTAAAGGACTTCCATTTTTATGCATTTTCATACTATTATGACTTGGCTGTGAAGGCTGGTTTAATAG aaaatgaAGAAGGAGGGACCGTATCCATCAGTGATTTTGAAAATACAGCAGAACATG TATGTGAAGTCATTGAGACTGATCAAGCAGCAAAGCATCCTTTCCTCTGCATGGATTTAATTTATGTCAGTTTGCTATTGCAAGAACTAGGTTTTCCAAAGAGCCATGTTCTTAAG CTTACCCAAAAAATCAACACCACTGAAGCTAGCTGGGCTCTGGGAGCTACCCTTCACTACCTGGATTCAATTCATAAACTGCAGTATTGA